GTAGGTCTTTTAGATTTTGTTAGACAGTTGCCCACCTTCTCACCGGAGTGAAATGAATGACTAGGCAGCACCTTGCTTCATTGCATGAAGAGATGGGACCCATAGTTCGTTACCACCCTATGTCAGGTGGCCACTGAGAGAAGCCTTGACAGGAGATGAGAGTAGATGTATGGACGCTGTTTGTTGCACTGGTGTGACAGGTGACGGAGGGAACTATTAGATGAGACATGGGCAGGGGCACCCCTTTATTGCCTAAAATGCAAGACTAAATTGGTGATGCGTTTCTAGAAAGGAAGTATGAAGATATAAAAATCCATCATTCCTCCCAATTTTGTACTGGGTGAACAGTAATTGGAAGCATTCTAGAAAGAACTATTCATTGCAAAATCTTAGTTGCACACTTTAGATGAAAAACAATGAATTGAGGATACCTCTGTTTTAGTCACAGTTCTGCAATGTGCCAGTTCTATGACTGATGGCAAGACATCTTCCTCGCCCTGTGTATTTGGTTTGTTATCAATATAATAAAGCTGTTATCTTGCCTTTATTATTATACATAGATTTGTAATTATTATTCCCTTGGCCAGTTTAACagtgagaaaaaagttattttcacacAATTAGCACtactttgtttctctctccccaGTATGTCAGCTGCCTCCGGATGTCCTGCATGGTGAGCGTACCCAAAGGGACAAGGACATCTTTTGGCCTGGGCAGGAAGTGCTCTACAGCTGTGAGCCCGGCTATGACCTCAGAGGGGCTGCATCTCTGCGCTGCACACCCCAGGGAGACTGGAGCCCTGCAGCCCCCAGATGTGAAGGTGCCTAGACTCTTATCTGGCTTGATATTTTTATCTTGCGTCTTTATTCTCCACATGCCaattttttctgttcatttttctttttctccagtgaAATCCTGTGATGGCTACCTGGGCCAACTTCCTAATGGTCATGTGCTATTTCCACTTAATCTCCAGCTTGGAGCAAAAGTAGATTTTGTTTGTGATGAAGGGTGAGTGTGAGCTTGCCTGACCTGCTGGACATTGAAAATGGGGCTGGGAATTAGTTTTAAAGGGGGACATTTGGTTTGGCTTAAAagaaagacacacaaacacacacacacacacacacacacacacagtcagagAGATGAACTTTCAAAAGTAtacataggaagaaaggaagaaacgtATAGAACTAATAACATGAGATATGAAGAGGAAACTGGAACACATATTAACCGGAAAGTTCAAAGGCAAGTATAACTACTGGTTATGAATATATAGGTAACACATTAAGTAAAaaatatcagccaggcatggtggctcatgcctgtaatcccagcacctttgggaggttgaggcgggcagatcacctgaggtcaggagttggagaccagcctggccaacatggtgaaaccccgtctctactaaaaatacaaaagttagctggacatggtggcatgtgcctgtaatccaagctacttgggaggccgaggcatgagaatcacttgaacctgggaggcggagtttgcagtgagccgagatggcaccattgcaatccagtgtggacaacaagagtgaaactccatctcaagaaaaataaatcatattttacaAGCAAAAAAGAATATGAGTAATTTAGAGAGTCCcagaaaaaaattgcaagtaACAAAAAGCTTATTCTAAATAACTGGGATCATTTAAGAATCATTTCAGTAAATTCTTTAAACCATCTATAGTGAAATTTGTAATgggaatgaaaatgtaaaaatcagcattttaaaaaaattcagtcatATATCATCTGGCTATTCATGGGCTCTGGGCTCTGAGTTGGGGTCCTGATGGCTGCTGTTAATATTTCCGGCAAGGTCATTACCTTGTTTATGTCCATCTAGTGCTCTTCACAGATGCACAGGGTGCACATCTCTACACGGGAGCtgaccagcatgagcaacaaagCACCTGATCCCAAAATGTTCCGCAGAATCTTGGCAGCCTCCAAATGCCAGCACCCAGTAAGAGTTAGAAGGGCATCAGGGCCCGACAGACACTGAGAATTTTTGACAATtgcatacaaaaatcaagtcctctcttctttcctttttcccctagAATATTCACGCTTACTCTTCAGTAGCCCAAACTGCCCTTGTGAGCCTTCTTCACGCCATCACAGATGCGGAGATGAAAGGACAATCTCCATTATCTCGCCAGCTATTTCCCACTTTTCCAAACTGGGAGCTGTTTTACAAACTGGGAGCTGTTTTACTTGCTGTTCCAGCATCAGAGTTAGGAAGGCATTGCATTCGAAGACTGGGTTTCTAATAATGACAACGAGTGATTTATCAGGTTATCATGGAGGAATCAGTGAAACTCCAAGCCAGGGTCCTGGGTCAAGGAGATGGCGCCCATGTCACACCACCTTTTTCAATTCAAGCAGGACTGTCATATGACCAAGCTACTGCATTTTGCCATTCTATATTGCTCCCTTCTGGAGACTGTGAGCTTCCAGAATAACGTAGCCTGTGCAACTCTGCCACCTGCTGGCCTCAGGTCCTCAAAATCCTCAGATTTGGGGCTGGGCCTTAGACTGTGAGCCAAGAGTCCTGTTGGCTGAAACAGCTCACTATTCACTCCTATTTTCTCCTTTAGATTTCAATTAAAAGGCAGCTCTGCTAGTTACTGTGTCTTGGCTGGAATGGAAAGCCTTTGGAATAGCAGTGTTCCAGTGTGTGAACGTGAGTAATAGGAGTAACATTTCAGGCCAGTCTTCCCTCTTCATCTGTTCAGTATTTGATCCATGACCTCCCCTAATGTGGTTCTTCAATTTTCTAGTCCGAATTATTGATTTGAAAATtgcttattttaataatgtttggTTGTGAATCAATGTGTACATCACCTGTCTTTGGGATCATCTGATCTGTCTCTGTCCTTCTGTATTGTGTGTTCTACCGCAATAAAGCCTATGGTAGTGTGCTTCTAGGAGCTTCAGGAGAGATTAGATAATGTGAAGCTTTAACAATttactttgtttctctctttcttttctttcttttttctcttccttccttcctcccttctttctttttcattttgttcttccaTCAGGTGCAGTCAGTCTacaatttttgtatgtatttgatAATACACAAATATTAAACATGCCtttatttaatcaatatttattgatcacaTACTTGGTGCCTGATGTTCATCTAGCCACTGAAGTTTTATCAATGAACAAGACGAACGAATTCCCTGTCCCCCTGTTGTTTCTCCTCAGGTGGGGAGAGGgacaagaaaaaacataaattcaaTGCTATGAAGATAATAGAGCAAAGCACTGAGGAATGAGGGAAAAGTGGGATGCAACATTAGACAGGGCGAGCAGTTGGAGACTCCTTAAATTCTCAAAACATGTACCTAAATAATTTATGCTGAGAGATTCATAAATaagtcagtttttttaaaaataaaccccaTATGTTCAATAATCAGTAGACTACTGATTTCTCCTAGTCTAACTATTTGTAATTTCCCCAATGGAAGATAGAACTTTGCTTCATTTCTTGATTCTAACAGTTGGAAAACATGTTTCTTTAGAAAACCGtgaaattttactaaaatatttgtgTTGTTAGAAATATACTTGGACATCTTACAGTACTTTTTAGAGGAAAACTTTGTAAGAACAAAACTTATATAGAGATTCTTGTTGTCTAAGTAATCCAGTGCTCCTTGAAGCAGCATGACAAGTGTCTGTTCTACTATTATGCATTAAAACTCATTGACTGACTACTCaagatttctcttatttttcataaCTCTTGCTAGTTAAAGTAGCTTCTTCCAAATTCCAGTTCTAATGAGAAACGCCAATTAGAAATGAGGGAGAGACTGTTCTAAACAAATCAGTAGATGCTAGAAAGGAGTAACAACTTGAAACCTGACccagaaagtaaaaagagaaaattaatcaTCAACAGACACagacattttcaaaagcaaagcaATCTGAATCCATTTGGAGTGTTTTATAATGGCCTGACTACCTTTCAATTCACTCTGACAGGGCTATTTTTATCACAGAGATTCATGATCAATATCAATAAGTAATCAGTGAAGGGTTTCACCTATTTAAGATGATTAGCACAGAAACatacatttgagaaatatttcccAAGAACATAGGCTCCTTCCTCAGCACTGCGTCCCCAGGATCCTGATGAGTGGCTGACACAGGACAAGTGCTCAATTAATGTATATTGACTAAATGAATGAGTAACCCTTgaaaatggttatttttcttcttcaaatgttttgCTACTTCATTAAAGTTGTAACGTTTCTATTGTCCAGGAACCGTTATTATCTGGAAGATTCAGGATAGAAAAATCTCTTTTGTACTTGGCAATACACTTTCATTGACGTCTCATTTAATCCAACTCTTCAAAGTCCTAATGTCTACTGTCACCTCCTTAGTATATTTTCAGCAACGACAATCATAGCATCCTGTAATTGCAGAATACCTCTGGGGAAATTCCTGAATGAAACTTagtgcttttgtcttttttccagaAATCTTTTGTCCAACTCCTCCAGTTATTCCTAATGGGAGACACACAGGAAAACCTCTGGAAGTCTTTCCCTTTGGAAAAGCTGTAACTTACACATGCGACCCCCACCCAGACAGAGGGATGACCTTCGATCTCATTGGGGAGAGCACCATCAGCTGCACAAGTGACCCTCAAGGGAATGGGGTTTGGAGTAGCCCTGCCCCTCGCTGTGGAATTCTGGGTTAGTGCTCACTTCCCCACATCCCAAATGGGTTCAGAAAATCTAACGCAGGCCCTCCATATTTCCATAATTACGGTATGGTATCTCTGTGCACATTTGCCACAATGGAATGCCAAACCAATGATAAGTGGTTCTAAGGTAGGTCAACACATCAGATCCTGATGACCTTTGCAGCTGGAGGGACTGATGAAAAAATAGGGAGGCGGTGAGTGGTGGGAAAGTCCTTCATTAGAATcatatgaattaaaaacaaatgcctTGAATCCCCTTATTGCAATGGTTAGCTTAGACATCTGACCTAGAAAATCAGTGTCTCCTCCTACCAGGAAATGTATTGAGTTCCTGCCCATGCTTTTCAGCCTCTCATTGGAGTTTTGATGCCCTGAAGTACAAGGAAACCAGACACGAAAGGTGGAAGCTGGGCAGAAACACTCTTTCTGGAgtcctaaaaatgtgaaaaattaaatcAGAGCTATCTTTACATTAAATTGTATGAGcattagctgagcgtgatggcaattgcctgtgttcccagctatttgggaggctgagatggaaggatcacttaagcctgggaggcagaggttgcagtgagctgagattgtgccactgcactccagcctgggtgatagagtgagaccctatctcaaaaacaataataataggctggccacagtggctcacacctgtaatcccagtacagatcacttgaggtcaagagttccagatcagaatgccaacatggtgaaactccaattatactaaaaatagaaaaattaaattaaattaaattaactaaattaTATGAGTAGAAAGACCCGATAACAGACTAGTCTTCCAGGTAATATACTTCCTTATAAACCTATGCTAATGGAACTTTCCCTTCCATTTTACAgggaagttgtgtgtgtgtgtgtgtgtgtgtgtgtgttttgttgtttttgttttttgttttataacgaaaagtttcttttcttctggcatCAATCTAcccaggaagagaaaagaggaagcacattgggtatatttttattaactcaGATATTCTTGACTTCTTGATCTCTAGGTCACTGTAAAGCCCCGGATCCTTTTCCATTTGCTAAGTTGAAAACCCAAACCAATGCATTTGACTTTCCCATTGGGGCATCTTTAAAGTACGAATGCCGTCCTGAGTACTACGGGAGGCCGTTCTCTATCATATGTCTAGATAACCTGGTGTGGTCGAGTCCCAAAGATGTCTGTAAACGTGAGTGAACTTGCATTGGATCTTTCCCATGTCTGCAAAAGCTTcttattgaattttttcaaatgtggGATATAAGAAATCTTTTTTCAAAAGTGTTTAGATAGGTGGATGTAAGTTTTTCTTGTAGGACATCCTTGATTACTGCTTGAAATGCTCACTTCATGAGAATGTTTCAAGGAATATTTGTAGAGAAAATCTTCATTCCctataggaaagaaaataatacatgacTCTAGATCAGGGGAAAAAATGGTGTAGGAAGACAAATTCTGTTTGAATAAGTAGGTGGGAAGAAATCCTTTGCAAACTTTGAAATATATCAGTAGAAATAATGCCATCAGtgacttttacattttgataaggGATGCAAAGTCTCTACACAGATCTAAATCTAGATCTAGATAGATCTGGAAGGGAAGGTGTTTTTGAAAGTGGGGTTTAGTAGGTGGCTGATCCTTAGGCGCTCTGATGAGTTTTCTCAAGGTGGCAAAATCTGTGGAACCATCAGAACTGCATATTTTCTTCAGGAACCTACGTGCAAGTTGAGACCTTATGTACT
This genomic interval from Piliocolobus tephrosceles isolate RC106 unplaced genomic scaffold, ASM277652v3 unscaffolded_37854, whole genome shotgun sequence contains the following:
- the LOC111530733 gene encoding complement receptor type 1-like, whose product is HYFVSLSPVCQLPPDVLHGERTQRDKDIFWPGQEVLYSCEPGYDLRGAASLRCTPQGDWSPAAPRCEVKSCDGYLGQLPNGHVLFPLNLQLGAKVDFVCDEGFQLKGSSASYCVLAGMESLWNSSVPVCEQIFCPTPPVIPNGRHTGKPLEVFPFGKAVTYTCDPHPDRGMTFDLIGESTISCTSDPQGNGVWSSPAPRCGILGHCKAPDPFPFAKLKTQTNAFDFPIGASLKYECRPEYYGRPFSIICLDNLVWSSPKDVCKRKSCKTPPDPLNGMVHVITDIQVGSRINYSCTTGHRLIGHSSAECIISGNTAHWSTKPPICQRIPCGLPPTIANGDFISTNREYFHYGSVVTYRCNLGSGGRKVFELVGEPSIYCTSKDDQVGIWSGPAPQCIIPNKCMPPNVENGILVSVNRSLFSLNEVV